A region from the Paenarthrobacter aurescens genome encodes:
- a CDS encoding DUF5107 domain-containing protein, which yields MADTATSNLTVTTISLTMAELGSLNPLPVVAAELDQPYTVGEGVPEELQASARYGVVPNVYPYLMQDGYSREAAPREFPAVVLENNKLRVTVIPSLGGRLWELFDKATGKQLLHTHDAPQLANIALRKAWFAGGLEWNIGTRGHSPTSCDPLHTAIVHTPDGKHILRMWEFERLREVVFQVDVWLPEDSPVVFAAVRIRNPNDHDVPMYWWSNAAIPETERTRVIAPAEEAFGSDYTTDITRVRPTSHEGYDGTWPVNSPHAADFFFDIDPSERRWVVAADDDGDGLAMLSTGLLRGKKLFVWGQGQGGKRWQEWLSPGAGPYAEIQAGLAQTQFEHLVMPAGAEWAWVEAYGNGHLDPDASHGTDWDAAVAHAGERLEQLLPHDELESMLSAAITDADVPPSKMLVDGSGWGVLERARRQKNGKAWVDESGTPFVDESVTAEQEPWLALLQGKAFDGASSFVAGVDWEDVLAGQESPEAHFHLATMKHARQDLEGAKSGYRHVVADPEATPGIKALAHRGLGLALLAAGRDADGLAELRNGVEADPANAALLMEAITLSIRHGDPAMALELNGAAPKAGTGVGRLTFLKALALARTGNPAAAAAILREGVEIPDLREGEDAISALWQEVCPDEPVPFGYQFGMH from the coding sequence GTGGCAGACACAGCAACCTCCAACCTCACCGTCACCACCATCTCCTTGACCATGGCGGAGCTCGGCTCCTTGAACCCGCTGCCGGTAGTCGCGGCCGAGCTCGACCAGCCCTACACGGTGGGCGAAGGTGTCCCGGAGGAACTCCAGGCATCGGCCCGGTACGGGGTGGTTCCCAATGTGTACCCGTATCTGATGCAGGACGGCTACAGCCGCGAGGCGGCACCCCGGGAATTTCCCGCCGTCGTGCTGGAAAACAACAAACTCAGGGTGACGGTCATCCCGTCGTTGGGTGGGCGACTCTGGGAACTGTTCGACAAAGCGACCGGCAAGCAACTGCTCCACACCCACGATGCCCCGCAACTGGCCAACATTGCCCTGCGCAAGGCGTGGTTCGCGGGCGGGCTGGAGTGGAACATCGGGACCCGCGGGCACTCACCCACCAGCTGCGACCCGCTGCACACGGCAATCGTGCACACGCCGGACGGCAAGCACATCCTGCGTATGTGGGAATTCGAGCGGCTGCGCGAGGTGGTGTTCCAAGTAGACGTGTGGCTTCCTGAGGACTCGCCCGTGGTGTTCGCGGCTGTGCGGATCCGCAACCCGAATGACCACGACGTCCCCATGTACTGGTGGAGCAACGCGGCCATCCCCGAGACTGAGCGGACGCGGGTGATCGCCCCGGCAGAGGAGGCCTTTGGCAGCGACTACACAACGGACATCACCCGTGTCCGGCCCACCAGCCACGAAGGCTATGACGGCACCTGGCCGGTCAACAGCCCGCACGCGGCCGACTTCTTCTTTGACATCGACCCCTCCGAACGGCGCTGGGTTGTGGCAGCGGACGACGACGGCGACGGGCTGGCGATGCTGTCCACGGGACTCCTGCGGGGAAAGAAACTCTTCGTGTGGGGCCAGGGCCAGGGCGGTAAACGTTGGCAGGAATGGCTGAGTCCCGGAGCTGGCCCGTACGCCGAGATCCAGGCAGGCCTCGCCCAAACACAGTTTGAACACCTGGTGATGCCTGCTGGCGCAGAATGGGCGTGGGTTGAGGCCTACGGCAACGGGCACCTGGACCCGGACGCCTCGCACGGGACCGACTGGGATGCTGCTGTAGCCCACGCCGGTGAGCGCCTGGAACAGCTCCTGCCGCACGATGAACTCGAGTCCATGCTGTCCGCAGCCATCACCGATGCCGACGTCCCGCCGTCGAAAATGTTGGTGGACGGCAGCGGCTGGGGCGTTCTTGAGCGTGCCCGGCGGCAGAAAAACGGGAAGGCCTGGGTGGACGAGAGCGGAACCCCGTTTGTGGACGAGAGCGTCACCGCGGAACAGGAACCATGGCTCGCGCTGCTGCAGGGAAAAGCGTTCGACGGCGCGTCCAGCTTCGTAGCGGGGGTGGACTGGGAGGACGTGCTGGCGGGGCAGGAAAGCCCGGAGGCGCACTTCCATCTGGCCACCATGAAGCACGCCCGGCAGGACCTGGAGGGCGCGAAGTCCGGATATCGGCACGTGGTGGCCGATCCGGAAGCCACGCCTGGCATCAAGGCTTTGGCACATCGCGGGCTGGGCCTTGCCTTGCTCGCGGCCGGGCGCGATGCCGATGGCCTCGCGGAACTCCGGAACGGAGTGGAGGCTGACCCGGCCAACGCAGCCTTGCTCATGGAGGCCATCACACTCAGCATCCGGCACGGGGACCCGGCCATGGCGCTGGAACTGAACGGCGCGGCACCCAAGGCGGGGACCGGCGTCGGACGCTTGACGTTCCTTAAGGCGTTGGCGCTCGCAAGGACCGGGAACCCCGCTGCAGCGGCGGCGATCCTGCGCGAGGGCGTGGAAATTCCGGACCTCCGCGAAGGGGAGGACGCGATATCAGCGCTGTGGCAGGAAGTGTGCCCGGATGAGCCGGTTCCCTTCGGTTACCAGTTCGGGATGCACTGA
- a CDS encoding DUF1349 domain-containing protein, which yields MTPEIPGLPALEWTSSEGHVSHDPAEGTLTLTAAPGVDWTNDSLGGEPQHRATALGFRAPAAFSLSARVLVASPRTTFDAGVLTLWADSEHWAKLCFEYSPQGEAMVVSVVTNNYSDDSNGPVVTAPWVYLRVSRVGPAWAFHWSPDGRDWSFVRLFRLDTEKPVHVGFMSQAPMGESCEARFDAINLKDEPPADLRNGS from the coding sequence ATGACCCCCGAAATACCGGGATTGCCGGCCTTGGAATGGACCTCCTCCGAAGGCCATGTCAGCCATGACCCAGCGGAAGGCACGTTGACGCTGACTGCAGCCCCTGGAGTGGATTGGACCAACGATTCCCTGGGCGGGGAGCCTCAGCACCGCGCCACGGCGTTGGGCTTCCGGGCACCTGCCGCCTTCTCGCTCTCAGCCCGGGTGTTGGTGGCCTCGCCACGGACAACGTTCGACGCCGGTGTGTTGACTCTCTGGGCGGACAGCGAGCACTGGGCCAAGCTCTGTTTCGAATATTCTCCGCAGGGGGAAGCCATGGTGGTCAGCGTGGTGACCAACAACTATTCCGACGATTCCAACGGGCCGGTGGTCACGGCACCGTGGGTCTATTTGCGGGTGAGCCGGGTAGGGCCGGCGTGGGCTTTCCACTGGTCACCGGACGGCCGGGACTGGTCCTTTGTGCGGCTGTTCAGGTTGGATACGGAGAAGCCCGTGCACGTCGGATTCATGTCACAAGCCCCAATGGGTGAGAGCTGCGAAGCCCGTTTTGATGCGATCAACCTGAAGGACGAACCTCCGGCCGATCTCCGCAACGGGAGTTAG
- a CDS encoding McrB family protein has translation MVIPSVKTAIDRAPGVSKEIEDAAWYVLGPALQGRPSALDGRTLTWTAEAAGELLERLERGVEDSKAPMMTNLRQNLDGASREAKLLAVELLFLQSLPLAHEVKSLRVKRARVAEAASWVEPPIELPEELYEGMTDHGVIRDRTAEFNWTIWDHLKWLCRFVAHVDSQSTATINEALADPLKFHELAAATPEDQPALRRSIEYLVWPSYFEPVVADVERQEIRDAFASLVGGAGGDTDEDITADIHRIRLHLDEQAGQRIDWYARQLVSQWRKVGDPGRRSWLLRTHHDNADLLAAWVAEEKATLDVEHLRTLTAGVTAGVVQHAVDEDYKHLGYVEREDTKTAVFAFLTVMKPGDLTLYQHAGRVRVGVVLGEPEHHEDNRRIRRKVRWFDDSYAIPELPRHAQRQLSTPGIIVDVTRVIQALQELLPVEAETDGEDEAPPTTVVEVVQQGFRPLTEEFAASLHMDLEPLKEIAELLEENRQLVLYGPPGTGKTYLAKHLAAELAGDHTDERVKLVQFHPSYAYEDFFEGYRPDKTDDGQVSFKLVAGPLRRLAEEAAKPENAHKPYFLIIDEMNRANLAKVFGELYFLLEYRDDRIYLQYSPNEPFSLPDNLYIIGTMNTADRSIAMMDAAIRRRFAFIELHPKEEPIRGTLRRFLEARGLDTLNADLLDALNDSIDDWDRDLMIGPSYFMKNAAQNPTGLRRIWKYELMPLLEEHYHGQLNRAQLEERFGLEQLLGRLAAR, from the coding sequence ATGGTGATTCCCTCCGTAAAAACAGCCATTGACCGCGCCCCCGGAGTCTCCAAGGAGATCGAGGATGCGGCCTGGTATGTGCTGGGTCCGGCGCTCCAAGGCAGACCTTCGGCGTTGGACGGCAGGACGCTGACGTGGACCGCGGAAGCGGCGGGAGAGCTCCTGGAAAGGCTCGAACGTGGGGTGGAGGACTCCAAGGCCCCCATGATGACCAACCTGCGGCAGAACCTCGACGGCGCATCCCGGGAAGCGAAGCTGCTGGCCGTGGAACTGTTGTTCCTCCAATCACTTCCGCTGGCCCATGAGGTCAAATCGCTTCGGGTTAAGCGCGCCCGCGTCGCAGAAGCAGCGTCATGGGTTGAGCCGCCGATCGAGCTGCCTGAAGAGCTGTATGAGGGCATGACGGACCACGGCGTTATCCGCGACCGCACGGCCGAGTTCAACTGGACCATTTGGGACCACCTGAAATGGCTGTGCCGCTTTGTGGCCCACGTGGACAGCCAAAGCACCGCAACCATCAATGAAGCGCTCGCGGATCCGTTGAAGTTCCATGAACTGGCCGCCGCTACGCCCGAGGACCAGCCCGCCCTTCGCCGCAGCATCGAGTACTTGGTGTGGCCGAGCTACTTTGAGCCTGTTGTGGCGGACGTTGAACGCCAGGAAATCCGGGATGCCTTCGCCTCACTGGTAGGAGGAGCCGGGGGCGACACGGACGAGGACATCACCGCGGACATCCACCGCATCCGTCTGCATCTGGACGAGCAGGCCGGACAGCGCATCGACTGGTACGCCCGCCAACTGGTCAGCCAGTGGCGCAAGGTGGGAGATCCGGGGCGCCGTTCCTGGCTCCTTCGTACCCATCATGACAACGCTGATCTCCTGGCGGCCTGGGTTGCCGAAGAGAAAGCAACCCTGGATGTGGAACATCTGCGCACCCTCACGGCAGGGGTCACGGCAGGGGTGGTCCAGCATGCCGTGGATGAGGATTACAAGCATCTGGGCTACGTGGAACGCGAAGATACCAAGACTGCTGTTTTCGCTTTCCTGACAGTCATGAAACCGGGCGATCTTACGCTGTACCAGCACGCTGGCCGGGTCCGCGTTGGTGTGGTCCTGGGCGAACCCGAACATCACGAGGACAACCGGCGGATCCGCCGTAAGGTCCGTTGGTTCGATGACAGTTATGCCATCCCAGAACTGCCGCGCCACGCCCAGAGGCAGCTGTCCACTCCGGGCATCATTGTGGATGTCACCCGGGTAATCCAGGCGCTGCAGGAACTGCTCCCGGTGGAAGCCGAAACCGATGGCGAGGACGAGGCCCCGCCCACCACGGTGGTCGAGGTTGTCCAGCAGGGTTTCCGGCCCCTCACCGAAGAGTTCGCGGCATCACTCCACATGGACCTTGAACCCCTCAAGGAGATCGCTGAACTGCTCGAGGAAAACCGCCAACTTGTTCTTTACGGCCCGCCGGGAACCGGCAAAACGTATTTGGCCAAGCACCTGGCCGCTGAACTGGCCGGAGACCACACAGACGAACGCGTGAAGCTGGTGCAGTTCCACCCCTCGTACGCCTATGAGGATTTCTTTGAGGGCTACCGGCCGGACAAAACCGACGACGGCCAGGTGTCCTTCAAGCTCGTCGCCGGACCGTTGCGCCGCCTGGCAGAGGAAGCTGCGAAGCCGGAGAACGCGCACAAACCGTATTTCCTGATCATCGATGAAATGAACCGCGCCAATCTGGCCAAGGTGTTCGGGGAGCTGTATTTCCTCCTGGAGTACCGTGATGACCGCATTTACCTCCAGTACAGCCCCAATGAGCCCTTCAGCTTGCCGGACAACCTTTACATCATTGGCACCATGAACACAGCGGACCGCTCCATCGCCATGATGGACGCCGCCATCCGCCGCCGGTTCGCCTTCATCGAGTTGCACCCCAAGGAGGAGCCCATCCGGGGCACGCTGCGCCGTTTCCTCGAAGCCCGTGGCCTGGACACGCTCAATGCGGACCTGCTGGATGCGCTCAATGACTCCATTGATGACTGGGACCGGGACCTGATGATCGGGCCGTCGTACTTCATGAAGAATGCAGCCCAGAACCCCACGGGACTGCGCCGTATTTGGAAGTACGAGCTCATGCCGTTGTTGGAGGAGCACTATCACGGGCAGTTGAACCGGGCGCAGCTGGAGGAACGCTTCGGTCTGGAACAGCTGTTGGGACGTCTTGCAGCCCGCTAA
- a CDS encoding 5-methylcytosine restriction system specificity protein McrC — protein MDELSRGVVEKLDPGSAAFINTSGLAKASPMGMGLYRIEPVGKVGSVRTATVQLEVRPKDRLGLSRLLFLLSYAGEQGFREHSVEAVEHPDLWSALAESLAQLADKALSRGVLQGYLTVEESLRTVKGRIRISDQISRRPGMMVPLEVSYDEFTEDIAENRILRAALERMGKVPGVRADVLSRLRQLKGKLDAVTRLQSGAPLPPWRASRMNLRYHPVLRLAEVILRNASAEAGEGKQQTASFVVDMGQVFEEFVGSALRSAMSAHPGEMRLQYGALLNEAVRDSDRITVRPDAVHFLGGRPVVVYDSKYQAASDAGASLSADHYQLLAYCTALRVPTAWLVYAGSGEMKLRRILNTDIDVVEYPLDLSLPPSEILAAVGDLAEQSWGEVVRQAVAGRPASD, from the coding sequence ATGGATGAGCTCTCCCGTGGCGTGGTGGAGAAACTTGACCCCGGTTCGGCTGCGTTCATCAACACCAGTGGCCTGGCCAAGGCATCTCCCATGGGCATGGGGCTGTACCGGATTGAACCCGTGGGCAAAGTGGGCTCGGTGCGGACGGCCACGGTGCAGTTGGAAGTCCGGCCCAAGGACCGCCTGGGGCTTAGCCGGCTCCTCTTCCTGCTCAGCTACGCCGGCGAGCAAGGGTTCCGTGAGCACTCAGTGGAGGCCGTGGAGCATCCGGATTTGTGGAGCGCACTGGCGGAATCCCTGGCCCAGTTGGCGGATAAAGCCCTGAGTCGCGGGGTTTTGCAGGGCTACCTCACAGTGGAAGAGTCCCTGCGGACGGTCAAGGGCCGTATCCGGATTTCGGACCAGATTTCCCGGCGCCCGGGAATGATGGTGCCGCTGGAGGTCTCGTACGACGAATTTACTGAGGACATTGCGGAGAACCGTATCCTCCGCGCGGCCTTGGAGCGGATGGGCAAAGTTCCGGGTGTTCGGGCTGATGTCCTGAGCCGTTTGCGTCAGCTCAAGGGAAAGCTCGACGCCGTTACCCGCCTTCAGTCCGGAGCGCCCCTGCCGCCGTGGCGGGCCAGCAGGATGAACCTCAGGTATCACCCTGTGCTCCGTTTGGCCGAAGTGATCCTCCGGAACGCTTCCGCCGAGGCCGGGGAGGGCAAGCAACAAACCGCGTCCTTTGTTGTGGACATGGGGCAGGTGTTCGAGGAATTTGTGGGCTCCGCCCTGCGCAGTGCCATGAGTGCCCATCCGGGGGAGATGCGTCTCCAGTACGGCGCGCTCCTGAACGAGGCAGTCCGGGATTCGGATCGCATCACCGTTCGACCGGACGCCGTTCATTTCCTGGGCGGGCGGCCCGTGGTGGTTTACGACTCCAAGTATCAGGCAGCGTCCGACGCCGGTGCGTCCCTGAGCGCAGACCATTACCAGCTGCTGGCCTACTGCACGGCGCTGAGGGTTCCAACAGCCTGGCTTGTCTATGCCGGTTCGGGGGAAATGAAGCTGCGCCGGATTCTCAACACGGACATTGACGTTGTGGAGTACCCGCTGGATCTGTCCTTGCCGCCGTCGGAAATTTTGGCGGCAGTGGGTGACCTTGCCGAGCAATCGTGGGGCGAAGTAGTACGCCAGGCTGTGGCGGGTCGTCCGGCGTCGGACTAG
- a CDS encoding PLD nuclease N-terminal domain-containing protein — protein sequence MARKKSWRDMTKGQRIMLMVSGAVNMALLGAAQRSIGKTPDDHIRGKKAIWRAVSFINFFGPISYFLFGRRRDAATGSGIGSGSAKR from the coding sequence ATGGCCCGCAAGAAATCCTGGCGCGACATGACCAAAGGTCAGCGCATCATGCTGATGGTCAGTGGAGCGGTCAACATGGCTTTATTGGGCGCTGCGCAGCGAAGCATCGGCAAGACCCCGGATGATCACATCAGGGGCAAAAAGGCGATCTGGCGGGCTGTTTCCTTCATCAATTTCTTCGGACCGATCAGCTACTTCCTGTTTGGTCGCCGTCGGGATGCAGCGACGGGCTCGGGGATCGGATCAGGGTCCGCCAAACGCTAA
- a CDS encoding cell wall metabolism sensor histidine kinase WalK has product MTNPSTWDIGEKKKLLVFKRSFHEHTLRMRVVLSQLPLSVCVCISAILVWLYFPSTLENPLFLIFLLGQALLLALCIIVPWHRLPFATFLIIPVLDMVTIGFAREGAMESITGLSVLVVLPVIWLCASGLYPKLAIAMSFLGPLGIVWVPLFIRGTLSEQDLTRPLLFPILILGIGVSVSVLTLSMVRQQRALEQKDEALKEALSVSTKQERLLNTVMEALPLGVVAVDGDGHDILMNRRQRQTHVLATPADNDDPNESQLLIFDVDRTTPLVADRRPVRRAVLGERFTDQLVWLGSGSDQRAFTASARPMVDDAGKFAGSVVVFSDVTDLVNALAAKDDFVANVSHEFRTPLTSILGYVELILDEPDALDPRARQQLDIVRRNAERLLTLVSDLLAVRSGQIVIQPHTADVAELVRGSVNSAEPRAAKAGIRLSVDLPDALEARVDSSRIAQVLDNLVSNAIKYSPDGGDVEVAAWEEEDFIFCRVSDTGMGMNEEEQAEAFTKFFRAGGVRKSAIPGVGLGLPISKAIVEAHGGTITLESEPGRGTTFTVKMPA; this is encoded by the coding sequence TCAGCCAACTGCCGTTGTCCGTGTGCGTTTGTATTTCAGCCATCCTCGTCTGGCTGTATTTTCCCTCCACGCTGGAAAATCCTTTGTTCCTCATTTTCCTGCTGGGCCAAGCACTCCTTCTGGCTCTGTGCATCATTGTGCCGTGGCACCGGCTGCCCTTCGCCACATTCCTCATCATCCCCGTCCTGGACATGGTCACCATCGGTTTCGCCCGAGAAGGTGCGATGGAATCCATTACCGGCCTCAGCGTGCTGGTGGTGCTGCCGGTCATCTGGCTCTGCGCTTCCGGGTTGTACCCGAAACTCGCCATCGCCATGTCCTTCCTCGGCCCCTTGGGAATCGTCTGGGTGCCCCTGTTCATCAGGGGAACACTTAGCGAACAGGACCTCACCAGGCCCCTCCTCTTCCCTATCCTCATCCTGGGCATCGGAGTTTCGGTCAGCGTACTGACCCTCAGCATGGTGCGGCAGCAGCGTGCCCTGGAGCAGAAGGACGAGGCACTCAAGGAAGCCCTGAGCGTGAGCACCAAGCAGGAACGGCTCCTCAACACCGTCATGGAAGCCCTTCCCCTGGGCGTGGTGGCCGTTGACGGCGATGGCCATGACATCCTCATGAACCGCCGCCAACGCCAAACACATGTCCTGGCAACCCCGGCGGACAATGACGATCCCAACGAATCACAGCTGCTGATCTTCGACGTCGACAGGACCACGCCGTTGGTTGCCGACCGCCGCCCGGTGCGCCGGGCAGTCCTGGGCGAAAGGTTCACAGACCAACTGGTGTGGTTGGGGTCCGGAAGCGATCAACGCGCCTTCACCGCGAGCGCCCGGCCCATGGTGGATGACGCCGGGAAGTTTGCCGGCTCCGTGGTGGTCTTCAGTGATGTTACGGATCTGGTGAACGCGCTTGCCGCAAAGGACGACTTCGTGGCAAACGTCTCCCACGAATTCCGCACTCCGCTCACATCCATCCTTGGCTACGTGGAGCTGATCCTTGACGAGCCCGATGCCCTCGATCCCCGGGCTCGTCAGCAGCTGGACATCGTCAGGCGCAACGCCGAGAGGCTCCTGACGCTGGTCTCGGACCTGCTGGCCGTTCGCTCAGGCCAGATCGTCATTCAACCGCATACAGCTGACGTGGCCGAGTTGGTGCGGGGCAGCGTCAACTCCGCAGAGCCACGCGCAGCCAAGGCCGGTATCCGGCTCTCCGTGGATCTTCCCGACGCCCTGGAAGCGCGCGTGGACTCTTCCCGGATAGCGCAGGTACTGGACAACCTCGTCTCCAACGCCATCAAATACTCCCCGGACGGCGGGGATGTGGAAGTTGCTGCCTGGGAGGAAGAGGACTTCATCTTCTGCCGGGTGAGCGATACCGGCATGGGAATGAACGAGGAAGAACAGGCCGAGGCTTTCACCAAGTTCTTCCGGGCCGGCGGCGTGCGCAAAAGCGCCATCCCCGGCGTCGGCCTTGGGCTGCCCATCAGCAAAGCCATTGTGGAAGCCCACGGCGGAACCATCACGCTGGAAAGCGAACCGGGCCGGGGCACCACGTTCACCGTGAAAATGCCCGCATAA